A window from Bosea sp. ANAM02 encodes these proteins:
- a CDS encoding carbonic anhydrase yields MDKPAEPFPQRLTEGYRAFLDDRFIREQSRYEELGENGQTPQIMLIGCCDSRVSPEVIFDARPGEMFVARNIANLVPPFQPDDQLHGTSAALEYAVQALKVKHIVVLGHGRCGGIRAFADDSQQALSPGDFIGKWITLISPAAERTGGRGRNESFEDYLQRLELASIQQSLANLRSFPCVQILESKGKLHLHGAYFAVATGVLMILDNATGQFIPAVGEMPKRVQQIRCSEA; encoded by the coding sequence ATGGACAAGCCTGCAGAGCCATTCCCGCAGCGCCTGACGGAAGGCTACCGCGCCTTCCTCGACGATCGTTTCATCCGAGAGCAGAGCCGCTACGAAGAGCTCGGCGAGAACGGCCAGACGCCGCAGATCATGCTGATCGGCTGTTGCGACTCGCGCGTTTCGCCGGAGGTCATCTTCGATGCGAGGCCGGGCGAGATGTTCGTCGCGCGCAACATCGCCAATCTCGTGCCGCCCTTCCAGCCGGACGACCAGCTTCACGGCACTTCGGCGGCGCTCGAATACGCCGTTCAGGCACTCAAGGTGAAGCACATCGTCGTGCTCGGCCATGGCCGCTGCGGCGGCATTCGCGCCTTCGCCGACGACAGCCAGCAGGCGCTCTCGCCGGGTGACTTCATCGGCAAATGGATCACGCTGATCTCGCCCGCCGCCGAACGCACTGGTGGACGCGGGCGCAACGAGAGCTTCGAGGACTATCTGCAGCGGCTGGAGCTGGCCTCCATCCAGCAGTCGCTCGCGAACCTGCGCAGCTTCCCTTGCGTGCAGATCCTCGAAAGCAAGGGCAAGCTGCACCTGCACGGCGCCTATTTCGCCGTCGCCACCGGCGTTTTGATGATCCTCGACAACGCGACCGGCCAGTTCATTCCCGCCGTCGGCGAGATGCCCAAGCGCGTCCAGCAGATCCGCTGCTCCGAGGCCTGA
- a CDS encoding glucan ABC transporter ATP-binding protein/ permease: MSLFSLYARVLGELGPERRLGVILALANIVLAAVAFAEPMLFGALIDRLTTIQSSGGALTWASINLLIVAWVGFGLTNIAMGVFVALHADRLAHRARLMVMARYFEHALTLPLAYHTQTHSGRVLKVMLDGTNAMWALWLSFFREHCASAVALFVLLPFTIWKNWQLGLLLVGLVVLFGSLTAYVLRKTDRLQSNVEAYHSNLAERASDALGNVPVIQSFTRIEAEVRGLRTTIANVLAAQLPVLSWWAVANVATRASATLTVLLIFIVGTWLLMHGQTTVGEIVTFMGFATMLVGRLEQIVGFVNFIFMQAPKMREFFEVLDTLPSVRDLPNAGDPGRLEGAVAFEDVSFSYDGKRAAVRDVSFTVNPGETIAVVGSTGSGKSTTLGLLHRAFDPQSGRITVDGTDIREISLLSLRRNIGVVFQEPMLFARSIRENLLVGKPDATDAEMMQALERAQAAEVMARQADGLDTPVGERGRTLSGGERQRFSIARALLKNPPVLILDEATSALDAATEVKLQKALEEVMKGRTTFVIAHRLATIRNADRILVFEQGQVEEMGTFDELVAKGGRFAALARAQYLVSDKPLAAAEETPSPLAQKMLPD; encoded by the coding sequence ATGTCTCTGTTCTCGCTCTATGCCCGCGTCCTCGGCGAACTCGGCCCGGAAAGGCGTTTGGGCGTCATCCTGGCGCTGGCCAATATCGTGCTGGCGGCGGTCGCCTTCGCCGAGCCGATGCTGTTCGGCGCGCTGATCGACCGCCTGACCACGATCCAGTCCTCTGGCGGGGCGCTGACCTGGGCCAGCATCAACCTCTTGATCGTCGCCTGGGTCGGCTTCGGCCTGACCAATATCGCCATGGGCGTCTTCGTCGCGCTGCATGCCGACCGGCTCGCCCATCGCGCCCGCCTGATGGTGATGGCTCGCTATTTCGAGCATGCGCTTACCTTGCCGCTCGCCTATCACACGCAGACCCATTCCGGCCGCGTGCTCAAGGTGATGCTCGACGGCACCAACGCGATGTGGGCGCTCTGGCTCTCCTTCTTCCGCGAGCATTGCGCCTCGGCCGTCGCGCTGTTCGTGCTGCTGCCCTTCACGATCTGGAAGAACTGGCAGCTCGGGCTGCTGCTGGTCGGGCTCGTCGTGCTGTTCGGCTCGCTGACAGCCTATGTGCTGCGCAAGACCGATCGCCTGCAGAGCAATGTCGAGGCCTATCATTCCAACCTGGCCGAGCGCGCCTCGGACGCGCTCGGCAACGTGCCGGTGATCCAGAGCTTCACCCGCATCGAGGCCGAGGTGCGCGGCCTGCGCACCACCATCGCCAATGTGCTGGCGGCGCAATTGCCGGTTCTGTCCTGGTGGGCGGTCGCCAATGTCGCGACGCGGGCCTCCGCGACGCTGACCGTGCTGCTGATCTTCATCGTCGGCACCTGGCTCCTGATGCATGGCCAGACCACGGTCGGCGAGATCGTCACCTTCATGGGCTTCGCCACCATGCTGGTCGGGCGTCTCGAGCAGATCGTCGGCTTCGTGAACTTCATCTTCATGCAGGCGCCGAAGATGCGGGAGTTCTTCGAGGTGCTCGACACGCTGCCGAGCGTGCGCGACCTGCCGAACGCCGGGGACCCCGGCCGGCTTGAGGGAGCAGTCGCTTTCGAGGACGTCTCCTTCTCCTATGACGGCAAGCGCGCTGCGGTGCGCGACGTATCCTTCACCGTGAATCCCGGCGAGACCATCGCCGTCGTCGGCTCGACCGGCTCCGGCAAGTCGACGACGCTCGGCCTGCTGCACCGTGCCTTCGATCCGCAATCGGGCCGGATCACGGTCGACGGCACCGATATCCGCGAGATTTCGCTGCTCTCGCTCAGGCGCAATATCGGCGTCGTCTTCCAGGAGCCGATGCTGTTCGCCCGTTCGATCCGCGAGAATCTGCTCGTCGGCAAGCCGGACGCGACCGATGCCGAGATGATGCAGGCGCTGGAGCGGGCCCAGGCCGCCGAGGTGATGGCGCGCCAGGCGGACGGGCTCGACACGCCGGTCGGCGAGCGCGGCCGCACGCTCTCGGGCGGCGAGCGCCAGCGCTTCTCGATCGCCCGCGCGCTGCTCAAGAATCCGCCGGTGCTCATCCTCGACGAAGCGACCTCCGCACTCGATGCCGCGACCGAGGTCAAGCTGCAGAAAGCGCTGGAGGAGGTGATGAAGGGCCGCACCACCTTCGTCATCGCGCACCGGCTCGCGACGATCCGCAATGCCGACCGCATCCTCGTCTTCGAACAGGGGCAGGTCGAGGAGATGGGCACCTTCGACGAACTCGTCGCCAAGGGCGGTCGCTTCGCGGCGCTGGCGCGGGCGCAGTATCTCGTCAGCGACAAGCCGCTGGCTGCAGCCGAGGAAACGCCGAGCCCGCTCGCGCAGAAGATGCTCCCGGACTGA
- the aroB gene encoding 3-dehydroquinate synthase translates to MNAPSPEKTGARIVVPVALEGRGYDIHIGRHQLCEAAALIAAFAPSAKAALVTDESVASLHGAAFETCLQQEGIAATRITIPPGEASKSYVQFVALCDALLAAKIERNDLVIAFGGGVVGDLTGFAAAVLRRGVRFVQVPTTLLAQVDSSVGGKTGINSPHGKNLIGAFHQPALVIADTALLDTLSEREFKAGYAEVVKYGLIDDPGFFDWCEANWSRVIAGGPERDHAVAVSCRAKAAIVARDEREEGDRALLNLGHTFAHALERLTNYDSARLVHGEAVAIGLALAFRFSQRLGLCSGQDAIRVSRHLDHVGLPGRLQQVPGGAGSAEEIVNAMAQDKKVKRGVLTFILARGIGKSFIAPGVAADEVRAFIEAELAA, encoded by the coding sequence ATGAACGCCCCCTCCCCCGAGAAGACCGGCGCCCGCATCGTCGTCCCCGTCGCGCTCGAAGGCCGCGGCTACGACATCCATATCGGCCGCCACCAGCTCTGCGAGGCCGCGGCCCTGATCGCGGCCTTCGCGCCAAGCGCCAAGGCGGCGCTTGTCACCGACGAGAGCGTCGCCAGCCTGCATGGCGCCGCCTTCGAGACCTGCCTTCAGCAGGAAGGCATCGCCGCGACCCGCATCACCATCCCGCCGGGCGAAGCTTCGAAGTCCTATGTCCAGTTCGTCGCGCTCTGCGACGCGCTGCTCGCGGCGAAGATCGAACGCAACGACCTCGTCATCGCCTTCGGCGGCGGCGTCGTCGGCGATCTCACCGGCTTCGCGGCGGCCGTCCTGCGCCGCGGCGTGCGTTTCGTGCAGGTGCCGACCACGCTCCTCGCCCAGGTCGATTCCTCGGTCGGCGGCAAGACCGGCATCAACTCGCCGCACGGCAAGAACCTGATCGGGGCTTTCCACCAGCCCGCGCTCGTCATCGCCGACACCGCACTTTTGGACACCCTGAGCGAGCGCGAGTTCAAGGCCGGCTATGCCGAGGTGGTGAAATACGGGCTGATCGACGATCCCGGCTTCTTCGACTGGTGCGAGGCGAACTGGAGCCGCGTCATCGCCGGCGGCCCGGAGCGCGACCATGCCGTCGCCGTCTCCTGCCGCGCCAAGGCGGCGATCGTCGCCCGCGACGAGCGTGAGGAGGGCGACCGCGCCCTGCTCAATCTCGGCCATACCTTCGCCCATGCGCTGGAGCGGTTGACAAATTACGATTCCGCTCGCCTCGTCCATGGCGAGGCCGTCGCGATCGGCCTGGCGCTGGCTTTCCGCTTCTCGCAGCGGCTGGGGCTCTGTTCGGGTCAGGACGCCATCCGCGTATCGCGCCATCTCGACCATGTCGGCCTGCCCGGCCGCCTGCAGCAGGTGCCGGGCGGGGCCGGCAGCGCCGAGGAAATCGTCAACGCCATGGCGCAGGACAAGAAGGTCAAACGCGGCGTCCTGACCTTCATCCTCGCCCGCGGCATCGGCAAGAGCTTCATTGCGCCCGGCGTGGCGGCCGACGAGGTGCGCGCTTTCATCGAGGCCGAATTGGCGGCCTGA
- a CDS encoding WD40 repeat domain-containing protein produces the protein MTTMTPPVSLREHVTPIAAETHVVAVHWLKQGLVLALADGRVLRWRDGALVDGVEAHAGGILCATGDGERLISGGDDGRVVATRLEGEPEELAKDQKRRWIDAITLSPSGNLAWNTGKTVQARDEKGRVRTLEAASTPQGLVFAPKGYRLAIAQMNGVCLWYPNTEAKPEFLEWKGSHLDVAWSPDGRFVVSSMQENALHGWKLGDKPGHMRMTGYPAKPRSLSWSHDGLWLASSGADGAIVWPFQGDGPQGKAPRECGVRHARVTRVAFHPGALVLAIGYDDGCILMVRLTDGSELLVRPALRGSGISAFAWDKAGKRLAFGAEDGAAGVLVLPS, from the coding sequence ATGACGACGATGACCCCACCCGTCTCGCTGCGCGAGCATGTCACCCCGATCGCCGCGGAGACGCATGTCGTCGCGGTCCACTGGCTGAAGCAGGGGCTCGTGCTCGCGCTGGCCGACGGGCGCGTGCTGCGCTGGCGCGACGGCGCCCTCGTCGACGGCGTCGAGGCCCATGCCGGCGGCATTCTCTGCGCGACCGGCGACGGCGAGCGACTGATCTCCGGCGGCGATGACGGGCGCGTCGTCGCGACCCGCTTGGAGGGCGAGCCGGAGGAGCTGGCCAAGGACCAGAAGCGCCGCTGGATCGACGCGATCACGCTGTCGCCCTCGGGCAATCTCGCCTGGAACACCGGCAAGACCGTGCAGGCCCGCGACGAGAAGGGCCGCGTCCGCACGCTGGAAGCCGCGAGCACGCCGCAGGGCCTCGTCTTCGCGCCGAAGGGCTATCGCCTCGCCATCGCGCAGATGAACGGCGTCTGCCTCTGGTATCCGAACACCGAGGCGAAGCCGGAATTCCTCGAATGGAAGGGCTCGCATCTCGATGTCGCCTGGTCGCCGGACGGGCGCTTCGTCGTTTCCTCGATGCAGGAGAACGCGCTGCATGGCTGGAAGCTCGGCGACAAGCCCGGCCATATGCGGATGACCGGCTACCCCGCCAAGCCGCGCTCGCTGTCCTGGTCGCATGACGGGCTCTGGCTCGCGTCGAGCGGTGCCGACGGCGCGATCGTCTGGCCGTTCCAGGGCGACGGGCCGCAGGGCAAGGCGCCGCGCGAATGCGGCGTGCGCCATGCCCGTGTCACCCGCGTCGCCTTCCATCCGGGCGCGCTGGTGCTGGCGATCGGCTACGATGACGGCTGCATCCTGATGGTCCGCCTGACCGACGGCTCCGAACTGCTGGTGCGGCCGGCTTTGCGCGGCAGCGGGATCAGCGCCTTCGCCTGGGACAAGGCCGGCAAGCGGCTCGCCTTCGGCGCCGAGGATGGCGCCGCCGGCGTGCTCGTCCTGCCGAGCTGA
- a CDS encoding GTP-binding protein translates to MSEKIPVTVLTGYLGAGKTTLLNRILTEDHGKKFAVIVNEFGEAGIDGDLIVGADEEIFEMNNGCICCTVRGDLIRILDGLMKRKGKFDAIIVETTGLADPAPVAQTFFVDQDVGDATRLDAVVTVTDAKWLKDRLKDAPEAKNQIAFADVIVLNKTDLVTADELADVEAAIRAINPYAKLHKAERANVDIAALLDRNAFDLDRILDIEPDFLEAGHHHHHAEDVRSISLTVPGDVDPEKFMPWINDLTQIQGPNILRSKGILAFKNEPRRFVFQGVHMILDGDLQRDWKDGETRESRLVFIGRDLNENELRRGFEACAA, encoded by the coding sequence ATGTCCGAGAAAATCCCCGTCACGGTGCTCACCGGCTATCTGGGCGCCGGCAAGACCACGCTCCTCAACCGCATCCTGACCGAGGACCACGGCAAGAAATTCGCCGTGATCGTCAACGAGTTCGGCGAGGCCGGCATCGATGGCGACCTCATCGTCGGGGCCGACGAGGAAATCTTCGAGATGAACAACGGCTGCATCTGCTGCACCGTGCGCGGCGACCTGATCCGCATTCTCGACGGCCTGATGAAGCGCAAGGGCAAGTTCGATGCGATCATCGTCGAGACCACCGGCCTCGCCGACCCCGCGCCGGTCGCCCAGACCTTCTTCGTCGACCAGGATGTCGGCGATGCCACCCGTCTCGACGCGGTCGTGACCGTGACCGACGCCAAGTGGCTGAAGGACCGGCTGAAGGATGCGCCGGAAGCCAAGAACCAGATCGCCTTCGCCGATGTCATCGTGCTCAACAAGACCGATCTCGTGACGGCGGACGAGCTCGCCGATGTCGAGGCCGCGATCCGCGCGATCAACCCCTATGCCAAGCTGCACAAGGCCGAGCGCGCCAATGTCGATATCGCGGCCCTGCTCGACCGCAACGCCTTCGATCTCGATCGCATCCTCGATATCGAGCCGGATTTCCTCGAGGCCGGGCACCATCATCACCATGCCGAGGACGTACGCTCGATCTCGCTGACCGTGCCGGGCGATGTCGATCCCGAGAAGTTCATGCCGTGGATCAACGACCTCACCCAGATCCAGGGGCCGAACATCCTGCGTTCCAAAGGTATACTGGCCTTCAAGAACGAGCCGCGCCGCTTCGTCTTCCAGGGCGTGCACATGATCCTGGACGGCGACCTGCAGCGCGACTGGAAGGATGGCGAGACCCGCGAGAGCCGCCTCGTCTTCATCGGGCGCGATCTCAACGAGAACGAATTGCGTCGGGGGTTTGAAGCCTGCGCGGCGTGA
- a CDS encoding shikimate kinase, translated as MTAAVSIAASDTTDLRSIIGQRAVVLVGMMGSGKSSVGRRLAARLGLPFVDADTEIEMAAHMTIPEIFAQRGETEFREGERRVIARVLATRAPLVLATGGGAFMNAETRARVKELGISVWLKAEPDVLMRRVRKRSNRPLLQTADPEATLRRMLAEREPVYALADITIQSNDEPHEVVVGETIAALGDYLGPAAGATTP; from the coding sequence ATGACAGCCGCCGTTTCCATCGCCGCTTCCGACACGACCGATCTGCGCAGCATCATCGGCCAGCGTGCGGTCGTGCTCGTCGGCATGATGGGCTCCGGCAAGAGTTCGGTCGGCCGCCGGCTGGCCGCGCGGCTGGGCCTGCCTTTCGTCGATGCCGATACCGAGATCGAGATGGCCGCGCATATGACGATCCCGGAGATATTCGCGCAGCGCGGCGAGACCGAGTTCCGCGAGGGCGAGCGTCGCGTCATCGCCCGCGTGCTCGCGACCCGCGCCCCGCTCGTGCTGGCGACCGGCGGCGGCGCTTTCATGAATGCCGAAACCCGCGCCCGGGTGAAGGAGCTCGGCATTTCGGTCTGGCTCAAGGCCGAGCCCGACGTGCTGATGCGCCGCGTCCGCAAGCGCTCGAACCGGCCGCTGCTCCAGACCGCCGATCCCGAGGCGACGCTGCGCCGGATGCTGGCCGAGCGCGAGCCGGTCTACGCGCTGGCCGACATCACCATCCAGTCGAACGACGAGCCTCACGAAGTCGTGGTCGGCGAAACCATCGCCGCATTGGGGGACTATCTCGGGCCGGCAGCCGGAGCGACGACGCCATGA
- a CDS encoding calcium:proton antiporter, whose translation MMMLRLACAWASVAAFLLFGDTLLGQLGAPLPSLLVFVWLLGVIIWAAFGVVHEAEDIAHRLGEPYGTLILTLSIVIIEVALVGAVMLGAKGAPTLGRDTMFAVLMIVLNGVVGIGLLIGGLRHFSQRYNLKGASSYLAVIIPLTVIPLFLPNFTTSTPDGTLTPFQAVAFSIFTVLLYGAFLVLQTGRHRTFFHEPEPEDAASAVASAADQTEASPSSMREVLPHVGLLLANILPIVILSKGLAAVLDFGIAKLGAPAALGGILIAMVVFTPECITALRAITSNQLQRAINLCLGAAASTLGMTVPAVLLIGVFTGQPVVLGLSATNMVIAAMTLLLSTLTFTGTRTTMLEGAVHLAVFFVFLVLVFSP comes from the coding sequence ATGATGATGCTCCGCCTCGCCTGTGCCTGGGCCTCGGTCGCCGCTTTCCTGCTGTTCGGCGACACCCTGCTCGGCCAGCTCGGCGCGCCGTTGCCCTCGCTGCTGGTCTTCGTCTGGCTGCTCGGCGTCATCATCTGGGCGGCTTTCGGCGTGGTGCATGAGGCCGAGGACATCGCGCATCGCCTGGGCGAGCCCTATGGCACGCTGATCCTGACGCTCTCGATCGTGATCATCGAGGTGGCGCTGGTCGGTGCCGTCATGCTCGGCGCCAAGGGCGCGCCGACGCTCGGCCGCGACACGATGTTCGCGGTGCTGATGATCGTGCTGAACGGCGTCGTCGGCATCGGGCTCCTGATCGGGGGCCTGAGACATTTCTCGCAGCGCTACAACCTGAAGGGCGCCTCGTCCTATCTGGCGGTCATCATCCCGCTGACCGTGATCCCGCTCTTCCTGCCGAATTTCACGACCTCGACGCCGGACGGCACCCTGACGCCGTTCCAGGCGGTCGCCTTCTCGATCTTCACCGTGCTGCTCTACGGGGCCTTCCTCGTGCTGCAGACCGGCCGTCACCGCACCTTCTTCCACGAGCCGGAGCCGGAGGATGCGGCGTCCGCGGTGGCTTCCGCTGCCGACCAGACGGAAGCGTCCCCGTCTTCGATGCGCGAGGTGCTACCGCATGTCGGGCTGCTGCTCGCGAACATCCTGCCGATCGTGATCCTGTCGAAGGGTCTCGCGGCCGTGCTGGATTTCGGCATCGCCAAGCTCGGCGCGCCGGCGGCGCTCGGCGGCATCCTGATCGCGATGGTCGTGTTCACGCCGGAATGCATCACGGCGCTTCGGGCGATCACCTCTAACCAGCTTCAGCGTGCGATCAATCTCTGTCTCGGCGCCGCCGCCTCGACGCTCGGCATGACCGTGCCGGCGGTCCTGCTGATCGGCGTCTTCACCGGCCAGCCGGTGGTTCTCGGCCTGTCGGCGACGAACATGGTGATCGCCGCGATGACGCTGCTGCTCTCGACGCTGACCTTCACCGGCACGCGCACGACGATGCTGGAGGGCGCGGTGCATCTCGCCGTGTTCTTCGTTTTCCTCGTGCTGGTCTTTAGCCCGTGA
- a CDS encoding DUF1330 domain-containing protein, translating into MTAYAIAHLQDVRLGPEIVDYIARIDDTLAPYDGRFLIHGVTPEIVEGPWPGDLVVIAFPDMERARNWYDSPAYRAILPLRTENSRGVTMLVKGVEPGYRATDFLQKAGLA; encoded by the coding sequence ATGACCGCCTATGCAATCGCCCATCTGCAGGATGTCCGGCTCGGCCCGGAGATCGTCGATTACATCGCGCGCATTGACGACACGCTCGCGCCCTATGACGGCCGGTTCCTGATCCATGGCGTGACGCCAGAGATCGTCGAGGGGCCGTGGCCGGGCGATCTCGTGGTCATCGCCTTTCCGGATATGGAGCGGGCGCGAAACTGGTACGATTCGCCGGCCTATCGTGCGATCCTGCCGCTCAGGACCGAGAATTCGCGCGGTGTCACGATGCTCGTGAAGGGCGTCGAACCCGGCTATCGCGCGACCGATTTTCTGCAGAAAGCCGGGCTGGCCTGA
- a CDS encoding amidase family protein, producing MTEPCDLSAVAARALIGAKKLSARELLDSCIRRMDAIDPAVNAMVARDDDKARKDALAADEATARGDALGPLHGLPIGIKDLENTAGLRTTYGSALYRDFVPKEDQLIVASVRKAGAIIAGKTNTPEWGAGANTRNAVYGATGNPFDPSKSAAGSSGGSGVVLATNMVPLATGSDTGGSLRNPAAFNGIVGFRPTPGLVPSEKRQLGWSPLPVLGPMARNLPDLCLLLSTMVSDDRADPLATTIPGRTVRRPGDFARPDAIDLASLKVALTPDFGFAPTERLIRDTFFDKTKAFSHLFRAAEEATPDCEGTDEVFEILRASNFLAAHLDKVRDTPDMVGPNVRANVEEGLGYSALDVTRAMKQQTVIYQRWQRFFDDHDVILSPAVTLSPRPWTELFPSEIDGKPTRTYFHWLAAAYAVTIVGHPAISLPVGLDRNGMPFGLQIVGPRGGDAKVLAVAAALEAALAGDPLTARPVPDLAKLARARPLSESPNFMGFA from the coding sequence TTGACCGAACCCTGCGACCTCAGCGCCGTTGCCGCGCGCGCCCTCATCGGTGCCAAGAAGCTTTCCGCCCGCGAACTGCTCGACAGCTGCATCCGTCGCATGGACGCGATCGATCCGGCGGTGAACGCGATGGTTGCGCGCGACGACGACAAGGCGCGCAAGGATGCGCTTGCGGCCGACGAGGCGACGGCGCGCGGCGATGCGCTCGGGCCCCTGCACGGCCTGCCGATCGGCATCAAGGACCTCGAGAACACGGCCGGCCTGCGCACGACCTATGGCAGCGCGCTCTATCGCGATTTCGTGCCGAAGGAAGACCAGCTCATCGTCGCCTCGGTGCGCAAGGCGGGCGCGATCATCGCTGGCAAGACCAACACGCCGGAATGGGGTGCCGGTGCCAATACCCGCAACGCCGTCTATGGCGCGACCGGAAACCCGTTCGATCCTTCGAAGAGCGCGGCCGGCTCGTCGGGCGGCTCGGGCGTCGTGCTGGCGACCAACATGGTGCCGCTCGCGACCGGCTCCGATACCGGCGGTTCTCTGCGCAACCCGGCCGCCTTCAACGGCATCGTCGGGTTCCGCCCGACGCCCGGCCTCGTGCCGAGCGAGAAGCGCCAGCTCGGCTGGTCGCCGCTGCCGGTGCTGGGCCCGATGGCGCGCAACCTGCCCGATCTCTGCCTGCTGCTCTCGACCATGGTCTCCGACGACCGGGCCGACCCGCTGGCGACCACCATCCCCGGCCGGACCGTGCGGCGGCCGGGGGATTTCGCCCGACCCGACGCGATCGATCTCGCCTCGCTCAAAGTGGCCCTCACTCCCGATTTCGGCTTCGCCCCGACCGAGCGCCTGATCCGCGACACGTTCTTCGACAAGACGAAGGCCTTCAGCCATCTCTTCCGCGCCGCCGAGGAGGCGACGCCGGATTGCGAGGGTACGGACGAGGTCTTCGAGATCCTGCGCGCGAGCAATTTCCTCGCCGCGCATCTCGACAAGGTGCGCGACACGCCGGACATGGTCGGACCCAACGTCCGCGCCAATGTCGAGGAGGGCTTGGGCTATTCGGCGCTGGACGTCACGCGCGCGATGAAGCAGCAGACGGTGATCTACCAGCGCTGGCAGCGCTTCTTCGACGATCATGACGTCATCCTGTCGCCGGCGGTGACGCTGAGCCCGCGGCCCTGGACCGAGCTGTTCCCGTCGGAGATCGACGGCAAGCCGACGCGGACCTATTTCCACTGGCTGGCGGCGGCCTATGCCGTCACCATCGTCGGCCATCCCGCAATCTCGCTGCCGGTCGGGCTCGACCGCAACGGCATGCCTTTCGGCCTCCAGATCGTCGGTCCGCGCGGCGGCGACGCCAAGGTGCTGGCGGTGGCGGCCGCTCTTGAAGCGGCGCTCGCGGGCGATCCGCTGACGGCGCGCCCGGTCCCGGACCTGGCCAAGCTCGCCAGGGCGAGGCCGCTCAGCGAGAGCCCGAACTTCATGGGTTTCGCCTGA
- a CDS encoding site-specific tyrosine recombinase XerD, which translates to MSRLARQRLNAFLDMLAAERGAARNTLDAYERDIADYLEYLGSKAPGDATSEDIRGWLADIAARGLKASSAARRLSAVRQFHRFLYTEGLAGTDPSAAISGPRLGRPLPKVVTVGDVDRLMEAARTACVQEGISTATRLKALRMRCLVEMLYATGLRVSELIALPLSAATTRERFLIVRGKGDKERLVPLNDAARQAAREWLEALREAGAADGRWLFPSEGESGHLTRQVFARDLKSLAGAAGLSVAALSPHVLRHAFASHLLQNGADLRVVQELLGHADIATTQIYTHVLDERLKSMVRDLHPLADGE; encoded by the coding sequence ATGAGCCGGCTGGCGCGCCAGCGCTTGAACGCTTTCCTCGACATGCTCGCCGCCGAGCGCGGCGCGGCGCGCAACACGCTCGACGCCTACGAGCGCGATATCGCGGATTACCTCGAATATCTCGGCAGCAAGGCGCCTGGCGATGCCACGTCGGAGGATATTCGCGGCTGGCTTGCGGATATCGCGGCGCGCGGGCTCAAGGCCTCCTCGGCGGCGCGGCGGCTTTCGGCCGTGCGCCAGTTCCACCGCTTCCTCTATACGGAGGGGCTCGCAGGCACCGACCCTTCCGCCGCGATCTCGGGGCCGAGGCTGGGCCGACCTCTGCCCAAAGTCGTGACGGTCGGGGATGTCGACCGCCTGATGGAGGCTGCGCGGACGGCTTGCGTCCAGGAGGGGATATCGACGGCGACAAGGCTCAAGGCGCTTCGCATGCGCTGCCTGGTCGAGATGCTCTATGCCACGGGCCTGCGCGTTTCCGAGCTGATCGCCTTGCCCTTGTCGGCTGCGACGACGCGGGAGCGCTTCCTGATCGTGCGCGGCAAGGGCGACAAGGAACGATTGGTGCCGCTGAACGATGCGGCGCGGCAGGCAGCGCGTGAATGGCTGGAGGCCCTGAGAGAGGCCGGTGCGGCGGACGGCCGCTGGCTGTTCCCGTCGGAGGGCGAGAGCGGACACCTGACCCGGCAGGTCTTCGCCAGGGATCTCAAGTCACTGGCCGGTGCGGCGGGGCTCTCAGTCGCGGCCCTGAGCCCGCACGTCCTGCGTCATGCCTTCGCCAGCCATCTCTTGCAGAACGGCGCCGATCTCAGGGTCGTGCAGGAGCTTCTGGGCCATGCCGATATCGCGACGACCCAGATCTACACCCATGTCCTCGACGAGCGCCTGAAGAGCATGGTGCGCGATCTCCATCCCCTCGCGGATGGGGAGTGA